A window of Flavobacterium psychrophilum genomic DNA:
CGGATTAGAGAATACGATTTTATAAGGACTAAGCAGTTTTTGTTTTGGTGCGGCTTCGCCAACTACTTTATTTTCTAACGGGATAAAATACAATATAAGCAGGCTTATAAGTAATGACGTTACGCCTAATGCTATCCAAAAGGCGGTAAGGCTCATTACGTTGTTTATAATAGGTGCAGCTAAAAACTGTCCTGCCGATCCTCCGAGCATCCCTAAACATTGCGTTACGCCAATAGCCGTTGCCAGTTTATTGGGTGCAAATGCCCTTGCTGCGATGTACACACAGGCGGGAAAAGCCATTGCCGACCCCATGCCTTGCAGCAACCTGCCAATGTATGCGGGAAAAAAATTTGATATAACAAACAGGAAACATCCTAGTGCTAAAATAACTGTCCCGGTAAATAAGGGGTATTTTGCGCCAAGCCTGTCAAAAGCCAGTCCCGCTGCCAGGCTTGTTACAGAATAGGTGATATAATAGGCGCCTATTATCGTGCCGACATCGTTAACAGATACCGAAAATAAATTGGTAAGTTCCGGTATCATTATGCTTGGCGTAGAGCGTACTGCATATTCCAGGAAGTAAAAAAACAGACCCAGCATCCATGCTGTTATGAATGGATTCCATTGCCTTTTAGATGAATTCATGTGCGTAGTAATAGTATAGTGACTATAAATTTACAAACTAAATTTTTACAATATTGCTTCTAAAGTAAACAATAAGAGTTTTGTTGGTAATATGGTAATAAAATGGTTTTAAAAATACTGTATTAATATAAATACTCTAAATAAAACAGTGCTGTTCTTGCTCGTTTAACGAATGCTTTCAACTAAATCTTTATATTTGAAACTTATATTTAAATAGAACCAGAGTTTTAAAAATGAGTATAAAAAGCAAATTCGGTACAGTAGAAGATTTGATATCTACAGTCCAGTGGACAGACACAACAGATGTCTCACAATTGGACGCACTAGAAGCAGAATCACAATCCATTCCGGTTGTAGTTTTTAAATACAGTACACGCTGCAACCTTAGCACATTTACGCTTAAAAAGTTTGAAAAGAAATTTGACTTTGAGGCAGGAGAGGTAAAGCCTTATTTTTTAGACCTGAGGGCTTTCAGGGATATTTCAGATGAAATGGCAATGCGGTATGGTATTGCTCATGAATCACCACAAATTATTTTAATTAAGCAGGGTAGGGCTGTGTATTATGCCAACCATGAACATATTAAATTCGAAAATCTAAAGGAGAGGGTTTAGGTATGATTACTACAACTCGCTAATTTGCATTTGCAATCGCTAACCAGACATAAAAAAAACGCTCCGTTGTAGCGGAGCGTTTTAGAGTATATTATTTCTTAGTAAAGGGTGGCAGCAGTTTGCTGCATACCTCACCAAATCCAATTCTAACATCATTATTCTGGCAGAAACCTCTCATGATAACCGTGTCGTTATCATTGATAAATTTACGTTCGCTTCCGTCATTCATTTTTACAGGGTTTTTGCCGCCCCAGCTTAACTCAAGCATCGATCCGAAACTATCTGGCGTGGGGCCCGATATTGTTCCGCTGCCCATAAGGTCACCGCTGTTTACACGGCATCCGTTAACAGTGTGGTGTGCCAGCTGCTGTGCCATGCTCCAGTACATATATTTAAAGTTGGAGTTAGAAACTACAGTTTCAACTTCTCCTTCCGGTTCAATAGCTACCTGAAGTTTAATATCAAACGCGTGTGCGCCTTCCTGCCTAAGGTACTCTAAAGGCTGAGGTTCGTTTTGCGAAGGACCCTCTGTACGGAAAGGCTCAAGCGCATCAAGCGTAACAATCCACGGAGATACAGACGATGCAAAGTTTTTAGCAAGGAATGGCCCTAGTGGCACATACTCCCATTTTTGGATATCGCGTGCGCTCCAGTCGTTAAATAATACCATACCAAAAATGTGCTCTTCTGCCTCTTCAACAGAGATAGATTCACCCATTACGTTAGCATCAGTAGTAATAAATGCCATTTCAAGCTCAAAGTCAACCAGTTTAGACGGGCCGAATACAGGCTGGGTCTCGCCGTTAGGCAGAGTTTGTCCCATTGGGCGGTGAACAGGAATTCCTGACGGCACAATTGTAGACGATCTTCCGTGGTAACCCACAGGCAGGTGCAGCCAGTTAGGCAGCAATGCATTTTCCGGGTCACGGAACATTACACCAACATTGGTAGCGTGCTCACGGCTTGAATAGAAATCGGTATAATCTCCAATAAGTACAGGAAGCTGCATTTCTACATCTTCTATATTAAAGATAACTACAGCTTTGTGATCTTCGTTGTCTTTAAGTGTAGTGTTTTTAACATCAAATAGTTCTGCGATGCGGTTACGTACTAAACGCCATGTTTTTTTACCATCAGATATAAAGTCATTCAGTGTGTCCTGCATGAACATATCGTCGGTTAGCTCTATACCTTCAAAGTAGTTTAATTGCTGAAGTGCACCGAGGTCAATAGCATAATCGCCAATTCGTGTACCAATGGTAACCACGTCGTCTTTAGTTATAAAAACGCCAAATGGTATGTTTTGTATAGGGAAATCACTGTCTTTCGGTACGTTAAGCCAAGATTTTCTTGAAGGATCATTTGCTGTAAGAGGCATATTTCGTTTTTGTTATTTTGTTTTATTGAATCATCAAATATAGTTTGGTCATTCGTTTTACCAAACGTTTTTCGTACTTTTGACGGCAAATTAACGAAAAATTATAAAATGCAACGCGACGAACAAATTTTCGACCTTATTCTTGAGGAACAGGACAGGCAAATTCACGGTTTGGAACTTATTGCATCAGAAAACTTTGTAAGCGACCAGGTTATGGAAGCTGCAGGTTCTGTGCTTACTAACAAATATGCTGAGGGGTATCCGGGCAGAAGATATTACGGAGGCTGCGAAGTAGTAGACGTAATTGAGCAGATTGCCATAGACAGGGCTAAAGCGCTTTTTGGTGCTGAATATGCTAACGTACAGCCACACTCAGGCTCTCAGGCTAACGTTTCTGTTTTCCATGCTTTCCTTAAGCCGGGCGACAAAATTTTAGGTTTTGACCTTTCTCACGGTGGTCACCTTACACATGGTTCTCCTGTAAACTTTTCAGGAAGGCTTTATGTACCGGTATTTTACGGTGTAGAAAAAGAAACAGGTCGTTTAGATTATGATAAGATCCAGGAGATAGCTACTAAAGAGCAGCCAAAATTAATCATTGCAGGTGCTTCGGCATACTCTCGTGATATGGATTTTGAGCGTTTCAGAAAAATTGCTGACAGCGTTGGTGCTTTCCTTTTTGCTGATATCTCTCACCCTGCAGGCTTAATCGCTAAAGGGCTTATGAATGACCCAATTCCTCATTGTCACGTTGTTACTACAACTACACACAAAACCCTTCGTGGGCCAAGAGGTGGTCTTATACTTATGGGTAAAGATTTTGAAAACCCATTCGGACTTAAAACTCCAAAAGGCGAAACAAGAATGATGTCTTCTCTTCTTGACGGTGCTGTATTCCCGGGTAACCAGGGTGGGCCTTTAGAGCACATCATTGCTGCTAAAGCTGTTGCTTTTGGCGAGGCTTTATCTGATGAGTTCTTTACTTACGCTATGCAGATACGTAAAAATGCACAGGCTATGGCTGCTGCATTCGTTAAACGTG
This region includes:
- the glyA gene encoding serine hydroxymethyltransferase (catalyzes the reaction of glycine with 5,10-methylenetetrahydrofolate to form L-serine and tetrahydrofolate); the encoded protein is MQRDEQIFDLILEEQDRQIHGLELIASENFVSDQVMEAAGSVLTNKYAEGYPGRRYYGGCEVVDVIEQIAIDRAKALFGAEYANVQPHSGSQANVSVFHAFLKPGDKILGFDLSHGGHLTHGSPVNFSGRLYVPVFYGVEKETGRLDYDKIQEIATKEQPKLIIAGASAYSRDMDFERFRKIADSVGAFLFADISHPAGLIAKGLMNDPIPHCHVVTTTTHKTLRGPRGGLILMGKDFENPFGLKTPKGETRMMSSLLDGAVFPGNQGGPLEHIIAAKAVAFGEALSDEFFTYAMQIRKNAQAMAAAFVKRGYDIISGGTDNHMMLIDLRNKNISGKEAENALVKAEITVNKNMVPFDDKSPFVTSGIRVGTAAITTRGLVEADMETIVDFIDRVITNHTNDEVIEQVAEEVNNMMSERPIFVF
- a CDS encoding fumarylacetoacetase; amino-acid sequence: MPLTANDPSRKSWLNVPKDSDFPIQNIPFGVFITKDDVVTIGTRIGDYAIDLGALQQLNYFEGIELTDDMFMQDTLNDFISDGKKTWRLVRNRIAELFDVKNTTLKDNEDHKAVVIFNIEDVEMQLPVLIGDYTDFYSSREHATNVGVMFRDPENALLPNWLHLPVGYHGRSSTIVPSGIPVHRPMGQTLPNGETQPVFGPSKLVDFELEMAFITTDANVMGESISVEEAEEHIFGMVLFNDWSARDIQKWEYVPLGPFLAKNFASSVSPWIVTLDALEPFRTEGPSQNEPQPLEYLRQEGAHAFDIKLQVAIEPEGEVETVVSNSNFKYMYWSMAQQLAHHTVNGCRVNSGDLMGSGTISGPTPDSFGSMLELSWGGKNPVKMNDGSERKFINDNDTVIMRGFCQNNDVRIGFGEVCSKLLPPFTKK